Below is a window of Scylla paramamosain isolate STU-SP2022 chromosome 14, ASM3559412v1, whole genome shotgun sequence DNA.
ataataataataataataatagtaataataataataataataataataataataataataataataataataataataataataataataatacgactggcactgctgctgttcctactgctgctgttgctgctactactgttactactactactgttactactaccactactactactattactactactactgctattgctactactactactactactactaccactactactactactagtactactagtagtagtagtagtagtactactactactactacaataaatataccactactactactactactactactactactactactactactactacttctactactattactactactactactactactactacttctactactactactactattactactactactactactactattactactactactactactactactgccgctgctgATGTCATAATAgttatttctattgttttgatAATACTTGTTGCCCGAAAGTTCCGGCATGGCGGCTTCAACATGCGATTGTCTTCTGTTAAGTGTGCGCGGCTTAACTAAACAAATTTCCGGCGTGATGGAGGCGTTGCTACGTTGTCTCACCTGGCGCCTCTCACGCCTCGTCGCCATGAATCAGCAGGTGTTTCAAATGACtgatttccttttctgtcttcatCTCCGCTTACAGCATCAATGGCCATGTTCCCGTTCCTGACGATACAGGCGAGGTCGCTGGGCATCACTGAGAAGGAGCTGGGCATCGTATACGCCTTCACgcctgccatcaccatcatcgggCCGCCTCTCACCGGCATGATAGCGGATAAGATCGGGAACTTCAAGGTGAGACTCTTGTCTTCTCTGCTTTATACCTggcctcatctttttttttttctctctctccctctcttcttaccaccatgtttcttttttttctcccagtaGTTCTGCATGTCTGAATTGTCCATATCTGCTTTTTTGCTCCGTTATGGATAAGACTTTTTGTTGAAGGCTTGATAATgaggttttacttttttttttgtacacgaGATATACACGCTGTGTCCAGAGATGAATGAACTCACTAAATTCAGTAATCGTCCCGGGCATCATTGCTCTCATGCACCACAGCTGCACGAGTGGTGGGGAGCCAGAGTGTCTTGGGAAACAGGTCCGCTTCCTTTCCTTGGAGCTCAAGCGACCTTGCCTCTCAGCCTCCAGTCTGGGTGGTTACCGTCCGGTTTGCTGCTCAACGCcagggattaaaaaaaaaaaaaaaaaaaaaaaaaagtaaacttaCTCACTTTTGGATTAGATGTTGGACTTCCTTTTACATGTACTTTCTTAGCAACAGGATAAtttgggaatatatatatatatatatatatatatatatatatatatatatatatatatatatatatatatatatatatatatatatatatatatatatatatatatatatatatatatatatatatatatatatatatatatatatataaacacgaaCTCCAGGATTaaccataaagttttttttttgtttttccataacaGTCACAGCTTTCTAATGATCAACATTTAAGTGAAATGTGTTACTTAATATCTGGTGCAATTTTAACCTGTCTAGTCTGAAGCACTCGCAGGTGTTTGTGTTCTACGGGCCTGTTGGGAGTGCCTTATCCTGAGTTGTGTTACTTGGAAGATGATGTAATGTGAAAAGGAAGTCATAACCATTATGCCACTTGGTCGCGTCGAAGCATCCAAAACTATATGAGTCAAGTATGCAATATTGTTACTTCTAAATATAGGATGGTACAAATGTCCTGATATTCCAAGGTGTTCCTGAGCTTGACGCTGGCGGCGAGTGGCGGCGCCGCTATCGTGTTTTCCGCCGTGCCCATGGCGCGCCGTTACCACACCCTGCCAGACTCGCtgcccctcaccctctccctcgtGGGTGACGGTCCGCCCACTCTCTCCGTTCCTCCGCCGCTGCAGTGTGACTACTTGCCTCTCCTCAACAATCTCACCATCACGATCGCCAACTGCAGTCTCTGTGACCCCAGCAGGTGCGTGAGTCACGGTGTCATGTCCTCCTTCATGTGTGTCACTGTACCGTGCCTGCTATGTCGAGGTGTTCAGAAGTGTGAGGCTAAAGCAGAATCTTTCACCCCCTCATCGCGTCCTGAAGTGTGCTGGAGGGTGGGTGCGTCCCCCAGGGGCCGAGTGTGTGCTTGGGGCAGCAGGTGGAGGCTCCGGGAGAAGTTGAGGTGCAGGTGCTCCCCGCCACGCCGGCCACCAACACTTCCAATGCCACGTTTCTGGAGGTGATCCACTGGAGCGACGCAGCGTTCCCACCCCAGGTGACTCCAGCCACTTCCTGGCCCTGAAGGTCAGAGAAAGTAGTCATGCATCATGAGTATCCTCTTCTAATTCAACATAATACTTCCATAATACTTATTAGGAACAACTTTTAAAGGGTAACAGCATTCTAGATAACAATACGACGACTGTCGAAATGGATATTGTTAGTGGAAATTATTTCCAATTTTTGCCCTCAGACAGGTGGCGAAGTGGAGGAGTGCGCCATAGCCTGCTCCGCCGCGGGTGCTCGCGGGGACCTGTGCTCCAACACTGTCTCCGTGGAGGTGATTGACCCCATGCTGACCTTTTGGTGCTACCTCCTTGTCCGCGTGCTGAACGGCTTCACCTTGGGTAAGGAATACTACTTTATGTAGATGGTGTACACCATCGTCATGAACACACTGGAAGAACCAACAGGTGCATTAAGTATCAGTAGCACTCAGATGTGTTGTCCTCTATATATCTTTCAACCAATTATTGAAATTATTTAAGATTTACACAAGTGTCCTCTTATGTGAACTCTAATTTCTGGTCTTGGTGCTGCTCACTGCTActagaaattattattttattagacGTAACCTCTTAAACATGAATCAATTTCCTCATCTCACTTCACTCTCTTCCACATACAGCTTTCTCGATATGTCTCTCACTTAGGAAGTTTATATATGAGCTGTAAGTCAGTGAATTGATTTTGAAAATACTCTGTCTTCTTTAGTGATTggtctttatcttcttttttctcttctcgtttAATAAATAATTTCAAATCCATCTGAATTTAAATGAATGATGGATAGTACATGTCCTGGGGTTGCATTTCTTTCCTGATAGATagcaaacaaaaatattaaagagaggTATACTTACATCCATTGTGACACTCGAACTCATCCACATAATTCACAGGAAAatacttttgtttccccttGATTTCCTCGGAAACTACACACGCCTTTCCCAAGGGGATGCGTCCTCAAGGCTAAGAAATCCTGGTTTAAATCAATATCTGACAATTTGAATATATTATctgctgttactttttttttccttagttggTGGTTTGGCTTGGTGgcactgatgtttttttttatttgtttgtttgtttgcttgtttgttgttgatgttgctgttgttgtttttttcctgtttcctgctgctgctggtgttaaaTGCATTCCCTTTCATGCGCCATCTTTCTGCCTTCACTTCTCACATTCTGGTCTTGgtctgtgcattttttttttttgctgttcttACTATTGTtaatacttcattttttttaccctaTTTTCCAATATTCTAGTAAATTTGATATTTATATAATGAGCCTTTGAAACTGCATACGGAATACGGTTCTAATATCTtgccgtcaccacacacacatacattgcATTTTAACACAGTTcagctattaaaaaaaataataatgagtttCCTTCTTTACCTAATTCTTCGTTTCGTCACCATCGGGACCaagttcgctttttttttttatgtcttctaTGAAATAGTGAAGATACTGATTGGGCAGGTTAAGGGTGGAAGTAATTACAGAAAGTCTCCTTCAGCGAGGccggagacatgcagttagcaacttAGTAAGTAAAGTTACCAttaaaataacggtagaagttGGTAAGGAATGATATATTGTGGCGGTGAGTTAGAGGATCAAGACAGTCTTTTAGAAGAGGAGAATCGATGAAACGAATAGCTGTTGATTATTCCCtgttgggagggaaggaggaagaatttcACTTTGTTTTATAGTGGTCTTCAACACATAGTTTATTAACAGTAATACGTAGATCAGCAAATAGTTTCGGTACAGACTTTCTTGTCTCCAGTAATCTGTTTCTCCTACGTATTCCTTACCATATAAATTTTTCCACGGGTGAAGCACCACGACATGCCGGGACTAAATTGACGGTAAATTTTATGGAACTCCTCTACCTTATTTTAGAGGTTTCAGAACAGTGTTCATTGGAAActattttttctaatatttttcatAGCTCGTATCTTGTAtatttaatgaaaagaaaatcagcaacggattacaattattttttttctgatttgatGAATCAGTGATTTAAAAGATCTTAGGATTTATGGCTGCTCGATTTCCTCGTAGATTATTTTTCTGCATGACACGTGTCTTCCAGCTGCCAGCTTCACGCTGTTCGACGGGGCCGCCATGGCCATCCTGAAGGAGCACAAGGGTGACTACGGCCTGCAGCGCCTCTACGGGAACCTGGGTGCCATCTTTCTCACCCCGATCTCTGGCCTGCTCATAGACCGCTCCTCCGAAGAGGACGGTGACCAAGACTACAGGTGGGATGCGCGACACGGTGAACCGTGATGTCACTTGCTGTATTGATTTACTTCCTCTgaatataaagaataaatgaacacacacacacacacacacacacagcatattAAAACTCAAATCACACATGATTGCTCCCCTGGGTGGTGCAGGCCGGCTTTCTACCTCTACTGCGCGCTCAAGGTAATGGGCGCAGCGGTCATCCTCTTTCTGGACTTAGATTTCCGGAAGCCTTCCAACAAAGTGCTAAAGGATTTCCGAGGACTCCTTAAGAAGCCTGAGATCCTCGCCTTCCTTGTCGTCATGCTTATCTCAGGTaagattgacagagagagagagagagagagagagagagagagagagagagtcctctttctcctcctcctcattatcaccaccgtcatcatcatcatcgtcatcaccatcacagccCATCACAACAAGTCCACTGGTGATCCAGGTGCTCATCTCCAGCATGCCACGTAATCGCTTCAGTTTCTACCACTTTTACAGGCTTTCTAAtcacattcctccctcctctgcccGCCCACAAACTCACCCCCTACCATTTGGGTAGGTGTCAGTCTTTTACTTCAGCTGTTGCAACTCAGTAAACAATTATGGTCAGTTCCTCTCCATTTTAGTTCCATTATGTCTTACTTCAGTGTTTGTGCACGTCCAACTTTTAGTCTTGTTCGCGACACTTCCCTCTTCATAACTCTGTTCATTCAGTGCAATTTTGTTCTTACTCTGGATTAAGCTTTTAATTGTGACGGTACGAGTGTGACACCTGTTGCTTGATTCAAGTagctcataagaacataagggaaattgcaagaagccatcagacccaTAAGTGGCAGTCTCTAACTATTTCCACGTATCATCCATTCATAAGTTGATCTGATCTTTTAAAACTcaagactctacctaacataAATAGGTCATAGGCACTGCAATGTATGAAGCATTTGATCACTCATATTGTTGTCAGTGGTCTTTTGAAACTATTCAGTATAATTGCATTACACCACTTTGTTAAGCTGGAAGAGAAGTCATACTGATAAAGGGATTGATAactgttatttatctatttatacattttatttgtttatttatgtattcattcatttatatccATAGGCCTTAGTTGCAAGtgctgtatttatctatttgctcTCGTACTAAGAGCACAagaccctccacctcctcctgtccAAACACTTCCTTGCTTGTTCAGGTGTTCTACGTCTATGTTGGCATCTCTTTTACACATGTACTTCAATACCTTGCCCTTCCACCTTCCCACTGGCCTTTCTCTCTTGCAACGACCTTCACCTCTGGTCACATACACTTTCTCCACAAACTCTTCGCTACTCAACTTCTCAATATTGCGAAACTGTCTCATTATACCTCCAGATGCGCAGGTGTTCATACCGCATCTCTCTTACACATGTTCGTTGCTCTCACTCTCCCATCTTGTAATTCCacgctatttttttctctctcagatCATTCATTACCACAGCACGCACAATCGACTGTAAGTGCACACAGGTTTTAAATCATTAGATCACCAAAAGTGTATTGGAACTTCTCAGGATGTTTATTCCTACTAGTATATTGATACTTGTTGTAATCATCTTTGCTTGATTTTCGTTCTCAGATTCTTCAGCTTCTTCGGTAATATGCTCACGGTAACGTTTTAATAAAGTTCTGTACTATACATATTACGTAAATTTCACTCAAGTTCTCAGATTTATCAGCCATTGGAAAATTTAACCTTCAGTATTAACCCTTTAACTACAACACGAAGCAatcagcagcaccagaagcaatgcgtgaagtgtttataaAGATCTACAAGAAGTACCCTGGTGAATGATAACCATGCTTTGTCCGTGTCGTTACTATTGGGAGCTGTCTTGTACAGGTTAACTGGTCCTTTGCAGCCTCCTTATTTGATGTTCTTGTGTTGTTATCCAAAAGTACACTCATGTCATTATGTGTTGGCCTTAATTTTCATAAGTATGCCCTTTGATAATCGAGTACTTTTTCTTAATCAAAATTCACTAATCAAGATACGTCTACTATGTTTACTTTCCATTCATATTTTCTGCAGTCTATACTTGTATGTTTCATCTATGCAGGGATTTGCTTCGGGGTGCTGGACACCTTCCTGTTCTGGCTGCTGCAGGACCTGGGCGCCAAGAAGTACCTCATGGGCATCACGGTGACGGTGGGCAGCCTTGCAGGGATACCTATCTTGGTCGCCTCAGGATTTATCTTTAAGAAGCTCGGCCTCGCCAACACTATTATCCTTGGATTTGCCTTCTACGTCTTTCGGATGTTGGGTGAGTAGTGGTACTTGTCTGGGTGGCGAGGAAGACTTGGCGGCTGTGTTGCAAGTAATCGTAGTTTGGCAGTTTATGTGAAGGCAAAGTGGCGTGtatgtgttcctcctcaaatcACTGAATTCTGATAGATATTACATGTGACCATGAAAGTGTATCATGGAAACTGTTCTATTCTTCGATAGGAACTAAGTGTTATGAAAGTCAGTAATTTAATTTTGCTAAACTGCATCGTCATGCCTCACGAAAAGTTGCAGTAGTTAACGAAAAATTATGTAATTGCTCACAAGAATCGTTGATGAATAAATGGCACTTGTGTCCTGACCAAGATTTGtatggaaatataaaaacagaatACGTAGATTTGCAGGCTCTTTTCAAGGACAAGAACCGTGTCATGGGAAGTAAGTAAGTGTGCATTTCCTTCAGGGCCAGCGCAGCTAACAACAACAGGACACGTGTTACTTTTAATGAGCAATCTTGAATTATTTTGCTGAATATAACAATAGACACTAAAAGGTTTAAACTAATAGTTAATCTTACTTTGCTGTCACTGGTGTCTTTCCATGATACACTTACACTACACCAGTTTATTAAGCTTAAGAAGTCACAACACTCAAATGGTTGATGAATACTGATGACTACTGTATTCCGTGCTGTTGCATCCAGTTTCTAACCAGCACACGATTTTAATTGAGTCAACGTGGTCGTGGTCATTAAATAGTTCTTTGACATACATATTAGCACATTCTCTTCATTCGTCATCCCGCTGCCCAGTCCTCCACTAAGTGACGCTTCTGACGCAGGCTACTCCTTCATCACCAACCCGTGGTGGTGCATGCCCTTCGAGGCCCTGGAGTGCTTCACCGTGTCCCTCATGAGTGCCGCTGCCGTGTCCTACGCTGCAGACCTAGCCACCCCCGCCACCCTCGCCACTCTGCAGGGCGTGTACGGCGGCCTCTATTATGGCGTGGGTTAGTATTTGTCTCCATAGGTAAAGAGTGAGAGGTAGTGAGTCCCGTCAGGTGTATGTTTCTATTATACTGACGTTTGatgataatttctctctctctctctctctctctctctctctctctctctctctctctctctctctctctctctctctctctctctctctctctctctctctctctctctctctctctctctctctaattgtgtCTGTTTTATAACTCGGAgacaggaatatatatataattttcatcatataATTTAACCATATAACTTTCTTCTCTAACTATTGTACTTATGTTAAATGAATGATAACTGTCACTAGAATGAGCCAAGCAGTGCGGCTTCCCAGTGTAATGTGGTACTTCATTGTTAGAACTGGCAGCTAATTATTATACTAAACTTGTTATGTGATGAACGCAGATGAATTTAAAGGGCAAAAGAAAATATTCACTGGTACCAGAAGATTTTAACTATACTATTATTCATTTTACTATATCTGAACGTGTACCACAACATTTGATCAAATTAAGGTccgtattctaaaacgctttgttctctcatgaaGATTATTTTGCAAAGCCAAGGAGAGATTATTTATCGGGCTCTCATGATGTGTCCTCCCGCTGATTGTACAGAATCTGCGTCACTATCACTAGAAAGGAAAACACgcttgaaaatcccagtaaccTCCACTAGATTCTCTTACAAGTTATGGAGATGAGATgacgaaacgtttgagaataagGACCATCCATGAGAGACTACAGGAGTGAGATTCCCAGACTGTGCATCTCTTATGTTCTTCTCTGACCTACTGTCCATTTTCATAGACACTTAAACTATTTGATTCCAGGTATTGCTAGTTGATGAATGAAGGTCCACTTTGAGTCAGCATTCCTGTTGTGTGAGCTGGCTCGGCATTGCTTGTGAACCTTAGCataaattctttctttctgctgGTGGACTGATAGAGCAAAAGTGtttaaggttattttttttttttttcttccagctgATGACTGATAGAGGAAAAGGGTTGagggtttcatttttttctttctgctaaTGGACTGATAGAGGATAAGGATTAT
It encodes the following:
- the LOC135106832 gene encoding major facilitator superfamily domain-containing protein 6-like, with protein sequence MPGGQPQPATMQTPAWIKRFWADFLYKEFLPIKILFFLMYGASMAMFPFLTIQARSLGITEKELGIVYAFTPAITIIGPPLTGMIADKIGNFKVFLSLTLAASGGAAIVFSAVPMARRYHTLPDSLPLTLSLVGDGPPTLSVPPPLQCDYLPLLNNLTITIANCSLCDPSSVLEGGCVPQGPSVCLGQQVEAPGEVEVQVLPATPATNTSNATFLEVIHWSDAAFPPQTGGEVEECAIACSAAGARGDLCSNTVSVEVIDPMLTFWCYLLVRVLNGFTLAASFTLFDGAAMAILKEHKGDYGLQRLYGNLGAIFLTPISGLLIDRSSEEDGDQDYRPAFYLYCALKVMGAAVILFLDLDFRKPSNKVLKDFRGLLKKPEILAFLVVMLISGICFGVLDTFLFWLLQDLGAKKYLMGITVTVGSLAGIPILVASGFIFKKLGLANTIILGFAFYVFRMLGYSFITNPWWCMPFEALECFTVSLMSAAAVSYAADLATPATLATLQGVYGGLYYGVGRGLGSLVGGFLIGPLGVRNTFRIMALVCAVTCIVYFILNRLFFVKAQEERRLKAEKEKTDEKEAVTDERSTDKELGNVVENGTKKDTKDSVNVISEEKTNKGDDSAGQGQVNNAFEKSE